A part of Desulfomicrobium apsheronum genomic DNA contains:
- a CDS encoding biotin--[acetyl-CoA-carboxylase] ligase, producing MPILWTPDIEGVTDAFSADHADAPAILGPGEPCADRSDERVYLCGPCSSALDVAGHLAGQGCLDPWDSVLATRQWAGRGQMRRNWISQPGNLFAAWRLPMPPSTWQNMLSVLVGWVMCRGLGELGVPVTLKWPNDILLHDRKIGGILIEERGDVLLAGIGLNIASCPEDADLRRDHACVAASLGGLLRGVSIFGLWLRLVNFGRLRYSTELSDSTPLEFSQLIEPVLAYLGALVRVSDNRSSVCGTYAGVSPDGGIILLADGERRILHSGSLRPEGWSESQI from the coding sequence ATGCCCATCCTCTGGACTCCTGATATCGAGGGCGTCACGGACGCATTTTCCGCCGATCACGCTGACGCGCCCGCCATTCTTGGTCCGGGAGAGCCTTGCGCCGACCGGTCGGACGAGCGCGTTTATCTTTGCGGGCCTTGCTCCTCGGCCCTTGACGTGGCCGGACACCTGGCCGGGCAGGGCTGCCTTGACCCCTGGGATTCGGTCCTGGCCACCCGGCAGTGGGCCGGCCGCGGGCAGATGCGTAGGAACTGGATTTCCCAGCCCGGAAACCTGTTCGCGGCCTGGCGGCTACCCATGCCCCCAAGCACCTGGCAAAACATGCTCTCCGTGCTGGTCGGCTGGGTCATGTGCCGGGGACTGGGCGAGCTTGGGGTGCCGGTAACGCTCAAATGGCCGAATGATATTCTGTTGCATGACCGCAAGATCGGCGGAATCCTGATCGAGGAGCGGGGCGATGTGCTGCTGGCCGGGATAGGGCTCAACATCGCGTCATGCCCAGAGGACGCCGACCTGCGCCGGGATCATGCCTGCGTGGCGGCGAGTCTGGGCGGGCTTTTGCGCGGAGTGTCCATTTTTGGCCTGTGGTTACGGCTTGTGAATTTTGGTCGGCTCCGTTACAGTACTGAACTTTCTGATTCGACCCCTCTGGAGTTTTCCCAGTTAATCGAGCCTGTTCTAGCCTATCTTGGGGCCTTGGTGCGCGTTTCGGACAATCGATCATCGGTTTGCGGAACGTATGCGGGGGTAAGCCCGGACGGCGGCATCATCCTTCTGGCCGACGGTGAAAGGCGGATCTTGCATTCCGGTTCGCTGCGTCCCGAGGGCTGGTCGGAAAGTCAAATATAA
- a CDS encoding CheR family methyltransferase: MTTITADEFSVLSKYIYSICGVALDSTKTYLIETRLKSMMQQYGCTSYLDLHAKAKADRGGNMEKEIVNAITTNETLFFRDASPFEVLKHKILPDLIDARSKSASGRNIPIRIWSAACSTGQEVYSIAIALREALGNLSNFQISILGTDISDDAVTKASYGKYNKFEIERGLSQQTLNKYFTLMGDGWKIKDEIRAMAVFKKFNLMKPFAGFGKFDIVFCRNVAIYFTPADKKMVFEKIASVLEPDGSLVIGSTESLTGVTGMFEPKRYMRSIFYQPVAGSSPLTPTGFSYAQAPAPGFAGTAAASVARPSLPVPRPTPVAASVSPPRPAPRAVPATAAPSAVPPRPAPASVPSAPAPPARPVEPEPAPIAVTVEQAPSSEEAPRPMAPRPAPVRSQPAQVYRAGDKSDLKRLLMQKKQKSKS, from the coding sequence ATGACGACCATCACCGCGGACGAATTCAGCGTCCTCTCCAAATACATCTACTCCATTTGCGGAGTGGCCCTGGACTCGACCAAGACCTACCTGATCGAGACTCGGCTCAAATCCATGATGCAGCAGTACGGCTGCACCTCGTATCTGGACCTGCACGCCAAGGCCAAGGCCGATCGTGGCGGCAACATGGAAAAAGAGATCGTCAACGCCATCACCACCAACGAGACCCTTTTTTTTCGCGACGCATCCCCCTTTGAAGTATTGAAGCACAAGATCCTACCGGACCTCATCGACGCCCGTTCGAAATCGGCCTCTGGACGCAACATTCCCATCCGCATCTGGAGCGCCGCCTGCTCCACCGGGCAGGAAGTCTACAGCATCGCCATCGCCCTGCGTGAGGCCCTCGGCAACCTGAGCAATTTCCAGATTTCCATCCTCGGCACCGACATCTCCGATGACGCCGTGACCAAGGCGAGCTACGGAAAATACAACAAGTTCGAGATAGAGCGAGGCCTGTCGCAGCAGACGTTGAACAAATACTTCACGCTTATGGGCGATGGGTGGAAGATCAAGGACGAGATCCGGGCCATGGCTGTCTTCAAGAAATTCAATCTGATGAAGCCGTTTGCGGGGTTTGGCAAGTTCGACATAGTGTTTTGTCGCAACGTTGCGATATATTTCACACCTGCCGACAAGAAGATGGTTTTCGAGAAAATCGCCTCCGTGCTGGAACCCGACGGTTCCCTGGTGATCGGGTCCACCGAGTCCCTGACCGGAGTGACGGGCATGTTCGAGCCGAAGCGCTACATGCGCTCCATCTTTTATCAGCCTGTCGCCGGTTCTTCGCCGCTGACGCCCACGGGCTTCAGCTACGCCCAGGCACCTGCCCCGGGATTTGCAGGGACAGCGGCGGCCTCCGTCGCCCGGCCGTCCCTCCCGGTTCCGCGTCCCACGCCCGTGGCCGCTTCGGTGTCTCCGCCGCGTCCGGCTCCGCGCGCCGTGCCCGCCACTGCCGCGCCATCCGCTGTTCCGCCACGTCCGGCTCCAGCGTCCGTTCCGTCCGCCCCCGCGCCTCCCGCGCGGCCGGTCGAGCCGGAACCCGCGCCCATCGCCGTCACTGTCGAGCAGGCTCCCTCCAGCGAAGAGGCTCCGCGCCCCATGGCGCCTCGCCCCGCTCCGGTGCGGTCCCAGCCCGCGCAGGTTTATCGCGCGGGGGACAAATCCGATCTCAAGCGCCTGCTCATGCAAAAGAAGCAAAAGAGCAAATCCTGA
- a CDS encoding protein-glutamate methylesterase/protein-glutamine glutaminase has protein sequence MNLRVLVVDDTIMYRKVVGDILAEIPGIEVVGTANNGKIALTRIASLKPDLITLDVEMPIMNGLETLQEIQKSFPDVGVIMLSTLTKRGSDITMRALELGAFDFIAKPDAEGMQENVQILRGAIQPRVKAFAKRLELRSLLKQRHRSAGAPAPSSAAPSVLASSRRTGKSKAVAIGISTGGPNALTKMLPQLPKLGVPIFVVQHMPPVFTKSLAESLDSKCQYEVREAENNEVVRPDVIYIAPGGKHMRVASGTGGAKIIQVTDDPPENNCKPAADYMFRSVAREYGALSTGVIMTGMGGDGTLGLKVLKSFGAVTIGQDEESCVVYGMPKIAVEAGVVDVVSPLQMIASEIIRTVR, from the coding sequence ATGAATCTGCGTGTTCTGGTTGTGGACGATACAATAATGTATCGCAAGGTGGTGGGCGACATTCTCGCCGAGATACCGGGGATCGAAGTGGTCGGCACCGCCAATAACGGGAAGATCGCCTTGACCCGCATAGCGTCCCTGAAGCCGGACCTGATCACGCTGGACGTGGAAATGCCGATCATGAACGGACTCGAGACCCTGCAGGAGATCCAGAAGAGCTTTCCTGATGTGGGCGTGATCATGCTTTCCACGCTGACCAAGCGCGGCAGCGACATCACCATGCGCGCGCTGGAACTTGGGGCTTTCGATTTTATCGCCAAGCCGGACGCCGAGGGCATGCAGGAAAATGTGCAGATCCTCCGGGGCGCCATTCAGCCAAGGGTGAAGGCCTTTGCGAAGCGGCTGGAGCTTCGGTCCCTGCTCAAGCAGAGGCACAGGTCCGCAGGCGCTCCCGCGCCGTCTTCTGCGGCTCCGTCAGTGCTGGCTTCGTCCCGGCGCACGGGCAAGTCCAAGGCCGTGGCCATCGGCATTTCCACGGGCGGGCCCAATGCCCTGACCAAGATGCTGCCGCAGCTCCCAAAGCTCGGGGTGCCCATCTTCGTGGTCCAGCACATGCCGCCCGTCTTTACCAAGTCCCTGGCCGAGAGCCTGGATTCCAAGTGCCAGTACGAGGTCCGCGAAGCCGAGAACAACGAGGTCGTGCGTCCCGATGTGATCTACATCGCCCCCGGGGGCAAGCACATGCGCGTGGCTTCGGGCACGGGCGGGGCAAAGATCATCCAGGTCACCGACGATCCGCCCGAAAACAACTGCAAACCGGCCGCGGACTACATGTTTCGCTCCGTTGCGCGTGAATACGGCGCCTTGTCCACCGGCGTGATCATGACCGGCATGGGCGGCGACGGGACCCTGGGCCTGAAGGTGCTCAAGAGCTTCGGGGCCGTGACCATAGGCCAGGACGAGGAGTCGTGCGTGGTTTACGGCATGCCCAAGATCGCGGTCGAGGCAGGTGTCGTGGATGTTGTCTCACCTTTGCAGATGATCGCCTCCGAGATCATCCGCACGGTGCGTTAG
- a CDS encoding chemotaxis protein CheW — MKQQAKEKTGALQLSCFYVGSALCGIDINLIQEMNRQMEMTKVPQAPSYVLGIMNLRGRIVTIIDLGRKLGLAPSKATETSRIIIVNSRDENIGLLVDRITDVVTSKWEDMEPTPSNIKGLKGKYFQGVLKSSRDLVAVLDVGEVLADD; from the coding sequence ATGAAACAGCAGGCCAAAGAAAAGACGGGTGCCCTGCAGCTGTCCTGCTTTTACGTAGGTTCGGCCCTGTGCGGGATTGATATCAATCTCATTCAGGAAATGAACCGGCAGATGGAAATGACCAAGGTGCCGCAGGCGCCGTCCTATGTGCTTGGCATCATGAACCTGCGCGGCAGGATCGTGACCATTATCGACCTGGGCCGCAAGCTCGGCCTTGCTCCCTCGAAAGCCACGGAGACCAGCCGCATCATCATCGTCAATTCCCGCGATGAGAACATCGGTCTGCTGGTCGACCGCATCACCGACGTGGTCACGTCCAAATGGGAAGACATGGAACCAACCCCTTCCAACATCAAGGGGCTCAAGGGCAAGTATTTCCAGGGCGTGCTCAAGTCTTCCCGGGATCTTGTCGCCGTGCTCGATGTCGGTGAAGTGCTGGCCGACGATTAA